The following proteins are encoded in a genomic region of Cyclonatronum proteinivorum:
- a CDS encoding S1/P1 nuclease → MSAVLLFILMLPDPAQGWGRTGHFITGEIAQRHLTPEAAAHVERILGETSLAVATVWMDQVRSQDAFRHTADWHWVTIPDGMRYEEAEHNPNGDVVEAFERQIAALKSGELSPEEERDAFRMVIHMIGDMHQPLHVGTGEDRGGNDVRVQWLGNRSNLHRVWDTDMIESWGLTTTQFTDALLILDEETIAAWKQGGPRDWAHESMVYRSDIYDLPENLELGWEYRNRNFHIVEKRLLQSGLRIAMVINEIYGS, encoded by the coding sequence TTGAGCGCAGTTTTACTGTTCATCCTGATGCTTCCCGATCCTGCGCAGGGCTGGGGACGTACGGGGCATTTCATCACCGGGGAGATTGCGCAGCGGCACCTCACGCCGGAAGCCGCGGCGCACGTAGAGCGCATCCTGGGTGAAACAAGTCTGGCCGTTGCAACGGTCTGGATGGATCAGGTCCGGTCGCAGGATGCCTTCCGGCACACCGCTGACTGGCACTGGGTCACCATCCCTGACGGCATGCGCTACGAAGAAGCTGAGCACAACCCGAACGGCGATGTTGTAGAAGCCTTTGAGCGGCAAATCGCGGCGCTCAAATCCGGCGAACTTTCACCCGAAGAAGAGCGCGACGCTTTTCGCATGGTCATTCACATGATTGGCGACATGCATCAGCCGCTGCACGTTGGCACAGGCGAGGACCGCGGCGGAAATGACGTGCGGGTGCAATGGCTCGGCAACCGCTCCAACCTGCACCGCGTCTGGGATACCGACATGATCGAATCCTGGGGACTTACCACAACGCAGTTCACCGACGCCCTCCTCATTCTGGATGAGGAAACCATCGCAGCCTGGAAACAGGGCGGGCCTCGTGACTGGGCGCATGAATCCATGGTGTACCGAAGCGACATCTACGACCTGCCCGAAAACCTCGAACTCGGCTGGGAGTACCGCAACCGCAACTTCCATATTGTCGAAAAACGCCTCCTTCAGTCCGGCCTTCGGATTGCGATGGTGATTAATGAGATTTATGGGAGCTAA
- a CDS encoding metallophosphoesterase family protein has translation MKIGLISDTHSYLDPQVAEYFAGCDEIWHAGDFGTLKIAEELQQLAPLRGVYGNIDGQDIRQLYPHSLRFACEGVNVFMTHIGGNPGRYAIPIRKELYGNPPDLFICGHSHILKIARDKEAGNLLFMNPGAAGRHGFQVERTLVRFQVEAGKLFDVQVIILGKR, from the coding sequence ATGAAAATCGGCCTCATCTCAGATACGCATTCTTACCTCGATCCGCAGGTGGCGGAGTACTTCGCGGGGTGCGATGAAATATGGCATGCCGGAGATTTCGGCACGCTCAAAATTGCAGAAGAACTTCAGCAACTCGCGCCGCTCCGGGGCGTTTACGGCAACATAGACGGACAGGACATCCGGCAGCTTTATCCGCACAGCCTGCGTTTTGCGTGCGAAGGCGTCAACGTATTTATGACCCATATCGGGGGCAATCCGGGCCGCTATGCCATCCCCATTCGCAAGGAACTCTACGGCAACCCGCCTGATCTGTTTATCTGCGGACACAGTCACATCCTAAAAATAGCCCGCGACAAAGAGGCGGGAAATCTGCTGTTCATGAATCCCGGTGCCGCCGGCCGGCATGGCTTTCAGGTAGAGCGCACTCTCGTTCGGTTTCAGGTGGAGGCCGGAAAACTCTTCGACGTACAGGTCATCATCCTCGGAAAACGCTGA
- a CDS encoding 2-hydroxyacid dehydrogenase produces MIISIFDSLRFEKSYIEKANNRRHELRFLKPELSEQTASLAQGSDVALIFVNDKADDKILKTLHEVGVRYIALRSAGFNNVDLEAAHELGMKVANVPEYSPHAVAEHTVALMLGLNRKLIRAHNRIRDLNFSLDGLIGFDMYGKTAGVVGTGKIGAEVAKLLHGFGCKVLCYDIRENASLVKAISPEYVALEELFSRSDIITLHAPLNKHTYHMVDEKAVGQFKKGVMLINTSRGGLIKTEAVINGLKQGVIGYLGLDVYEEEEGLFFHDHSEQILQDDMLARLLVFQNVLITSHQAFLTDTALRNISDTTFENINAWADGKSAPNEIKPAPES; encoded by the coding sequence ATGATCATCTCTATTTTTGATTCCCTCCGCTTTGAAAAGTCCTACATCGAAAAGGCTAACAACAGGCGGCATGAGCTGCGCTTCCTCAAGCCCGAGCTCAGCGAACAAACCGCAAGCCTGGCACAAGGCTCTGATGTCGCCCTCATTTTCGTAAATGACAAAGCCGACGACAAAATTCTGAAAACGCTGCACGAAGTGGGGGTCCGGTATATCGCGCTGCGCTCGGCGGGTTTCAACAATGTCGATCTCGAGGCCGCACACGAACTTGGCATGAAAGTCGCCAACGTGCCGGAATATTCGCCTCATGCGGTTGCCGAACACACCGTTGCGCTCATGCTGGGCCTGAACCGCAAGCTGATCCGGGCGCACAACCGCATACGCGATCTCAACTTCTCCCTCGATGGGCTGATTGGCTTCGACATGTACGGCAAAACCGCGGGCGTGGTCGGGACCGGGAAAATCGGGGCGGAAGTTGCAAAGCTCCTGCACGGCTTTGGCTGCAAGGTGCTCTGCTACGACATCCGCGAAAATGCATCCCTTGTGAAAGCCATCAGTCCCGAGTATGTCGCCCTCGAAGAGCTGTTTTCGCGCTCCGACATCATCACCCTGCACGCCCCCCTCAACAAGCACACCTATCACATGGTCGATGAAAAAGCGGTCGGGCAGTTCAAAAAAGGCGTGATGCTCATCAACACTTCCCGCGGCGGCCTCATCAAAACGGAGGCGGTCATCAACGGCCTGAAGCAGGGCGTTATCGGCTACCTCGGCCTCGATGTGTATGAGGAAGAGGAAGGCCTGTTCTTCCACGATCATTCCGAGCAGATTCTGCAGGATGATATGCTTGCGCGCCTGCTCGTGTTCCAGAATGTGCTCATCACGAGCCATCAGGCGTTCCTGACGGATACCGCGCTCCGCAATATTTCGGACACCACCTTCGAGAACATCAACGCCTGGGCTGACGGCAAGTCTGCCCCCAACGAAATTAAACCGGCACCCGAATCCTGA
- the cas2 gene encoding CRISPR-associated endonuclease Cas2 — protein MSYSRLNAYETMWLFVTFDLPVTTDKYMKAANKFRQNLKHDGFQRFQLSVYARHCGSRESAESHIETVKDLVPKEGFVSIITLTDKQYGQIVNIWGAKEERLPPPPQQLEFF, from the coding sequence ATGAGTTATTCACGATTAAACGCTTATGAAACCATGTGGCTCTTTGTAACCTTTGACCTTCCCGTAACAACCGATAAGTACATGAAAGCCGCGAACAAATTCCGGCAGAACCTGAAACACGATGGCTTTCAGCGCTTTCAGCTCTCGGTCTATGCCCGGCACTGCGGCAGCCGCGAAAGCGCAGAATCCCATATTGAAACCGTAAAAGACCTGGTGCCAAAAGAAGGCTTTGTGAGCATCATTACCCTTACCGATAAGCAATACGGACAGATTGTCAACATTTGGGGTGCAAAGGAAGAGCGCCTTCCGCCCCCCCCGCAGCAGCTCGAATTTTTCTAA
- the cas1 gene encoding type II CRISPR-associated endonuclease Cas1 codes for MLKKILHITSPMHLSVRMSQLVLYNKQNKEEHSRPFSDLGFIILDHAQTTFTQAVVQHACTHNTAVVFCGTNHHPEAMLFRLEGHSTQTRTYRAQIAATVPLMKQLWKQTVKAKISNQAALLKVQGKNDAPLRYAARKVKSGDPENKEAQAARIYWPSLFGDGFLRRRDGAPPNNLLNFGYAILRAATARAISGSGLLPGIGIHHHNQYNAYGLADDLMEPYRPFVDFAVLEYLEANSPPDTLGKAEKAMLLQILYSDVCIGNKIRPLMLGLSETTASLARCFLKEDTRLSYPEL; via the coding sequence ATGCTCAAAAAAATCCTCCATATCACAAGCCCGATGCATCTGAGCGTTCGCATGTCACAGCTTGTGCTGTACAACAAGCAAAACAAAGAGGAGCACAGCAGACCTTTTTCGGATCTCGGGTTTATCATTCTGGATCATGCCCAAACGACTTTTACGCAGGCGGTTGTGCAGCATGCCTGCACGCACAATACGGCGGTTGTTTTTTGCGGCACCAACCATCATCCGGAGGCCATGCTGTTCCGGCTTGAAGGGCACAGTACGCAAACCCGTACCTATCGGGCGCAGATCGCGGCAACGGTACCGCTGATGAAGCAGCTTTGGAAACAAACGGTAAAAGCCAAGATCAGCAATCAGGCCGCGCTGCTAAAAGTGCAGGGAAAGAACGATGCACCGCTGCGCTACGCAGCCCGCAAGGTCAAAAGCGGCGATCCGGAGAACAAGGAAGCGCAGGCTGCCCGCATCTATTGGCCGTCCCTTTTTGGGGACGGCTTTCTGCGTCGTCGGGACGGGGCACCGCCGAACAACCTGCTCAATTTTGGGTATGCCATCCTGCGGGCCGCTACCGCCCGGGCCATTTCCGGCTCGGGCCTGCTGCCCGGCATTGGCATCCATCATCACAACCAATACAATGCCTACGGCCTGGCTGATGATCTCATGGAGCCCTACCGGCCGTTTGTAGATTTTGCGGTACTCGAATATCTGGAGGCCAACAGCCCGCCGGATACCCTCGGTAAAGCAGAAAAAGCCATGCTGTTACAAATACTGTACAGCGATGTGTGTATCGGGAACAAAATCAGGCCACTGATGCTCGGCCTTTCGGAAACAACAGCTTCGCTTGCGCGCTGCTTTCTGAAGGAAGACACCCGTCTGAGCTATCCCGAGCTTTAA
- the cas9 gene encoding type II CRISPR RNA-guided endonuclease Cas9 (Cas9, originally named Csn1, is the large, multifunctional signature protein of type II CRISPR/Cas systems. It is well known even to general audiences because its RNA-guided endonuclease activity has made it a popular tool for custom editing of eukaryotic genomes.) translates to MGKKILGLDMGTNSLGWAIVEQHNRRFELVDKGVKIFPLGVNRDKSGESSKASERTQKRSSRRLKARKRYRKYFTLKALIEHDPPLCPLSPDELTAWKKSGYKAYPMEEAFLSWQRTDALQQEHPYAYRDLFSRETQDWRNKPELAFKLGRAFYHLAQRRGFASNRKDAGADEPLEAAKLQYEELLRDPLVAEDALLLKDKLRDLADIHLESDDKTVKAFARKIRKVAGGNETDADAVIAVTESLLTDKENMGLVKKSITELSEAIEAADCETLGQYFHQLMQQDRSLYENRIRGRYTERESHYEAEFNLIADKQQLPDELRKQLHRAIFFQRPLKSQKGSVGKCPFEPSKSRCPITHPLFEEYRMRSFLNNIAVQTADDLHMRPLSEAEKSEVEPLFYRVSKPSFPVSDIFDRLFGKDTYCYRKDHRAAEYSVKVNYNPATTVSGCPFTGRLMQVFKNSPDEHLHWKTLIVNRWTGKSLSENDIITRYWQALYFADTAGDRSSFTDVTRESALRRFADTFTSLTAQETARFTKIPPFRNDYANLSLKAIKLILPWLREGLIYSHAVFLAKLPEIIKPEIWENAANQAEITEQLISIIDGHDELQQLYFAVNEIVRNVRDGKMTEPENPHWVRAELEHKLSFKFGKKTWQEHPHQQSLISQAVSIFNAAMKTDRDEPVFQRTARLEDRIEKALKGKKIGEVAVVASPKMLKKLYHPSAIERFVPEVILRKGEPLMKDGKPLYGLPNPLKSSLKNPVVMRSLQQLRQLINHLLAEELIDEKTSIHIELARELNDANKRKAIENYQRKRQNERSEYRDEIIRLYKEQKNQTIEPTETDIQKYQLWKEQNGICLYTGDKIGLSDFIGDDPKYDIEHTLPRSRTLDNSMMNKTLSERTFNRDVKRNRMPSELENYDDYVQRIRHWVEKADALEDRINRLSRRTKAATTKDQKDKLIMQRHELSMERDYWRGKVKRFTATEIPEGFKISQKVDTGIITRYAKDFLGSLFKNRRGNPNVFPINGEMVAHFRKAWGLQDFFNDETGLWEMAPKNRSNHAHHAIDAVTIACITRDSHNRLSHAWRLQEEGQLAAMREVLRETKPWDTFTTDMQQLHEDLIVVHTDTDKPKKQVRKILRKRGVKQRKHHKPEEFIYQQGDTARGALHEETFYGRIMNPHEPEKSKDMFVVRKSIDGMDVKDATKIIDPNIREIVLRDIPRQKALNDRLKALQKEAKDAEAASKATLEAEIKSVENEISRLFHIPPKKGKTVWTPIRKVRIKAKLTEPLPGFKQHRDQSKHAYKQQLYVNNKENYAMAIYRDDKGRHDYALINLMEATQHLKASQRDFRREQDLVAPEMNGKSFFGLIRKNTLVCFYLESPDELTELSEKELTDRLYKAVNLEKDGRMKFQYFQESRGKIQFKSDFENANGKSPEKLMISGYSKYKASIEPLPYYHIGSKNYQFLIQDYHFTIDEKGGITFI, encoded by the coding sequence ATGGGTAAAAAAATTCTTGGTCTTGATATGGGCACCAACTCTTTGGGTTGGGCTATCGTGGAGCAACATAACAGGCGTTTCGAACTTGTTGATAAAGGCGTCAAAATATTCCCTTTGGGAGTGAACAGAGATAAATCGGGTGAATCATCCAAAGCAAGCGAACGCACGCAGAAGCGTAGCAGCCGAAGGCTAAAGGCAAGAAAAAGGTACCGTAAATACTTCACCCTCAAAGCCCTTATTGAACATGATCCGCCCCTCTGCCCGCTTAGCCCTGACGAACTTACAGCCTGGAAAAAAAGCGGCTATAAAGCTTATCCGATGGAAGAAGCTTTCCTAAGCTGGCAGCGTACCGATGCGCTTCAACAAGAACACCCTTATGCGTACCGCGATCTTTTTTCCCGGGAAACGCAAGACTGGCGGAACAAGCCGGAGCTTGCCTTTAAACTTGGGCGCGCGTTTTATCACCTCGCACAGCGGCGCGGTTTTGCAAGTAACCGAAAAGACGCCGGAGCTGATGAGCCTCTTGAGGCCGCTAAGCTGCAGTATGAAGAGCTTCTGAGAGATCCCCTGGTTGCTGAAGACGCCCTTCTGCTGAAAGACAAGCTAAGAGACCTGGCTGACATTCACCTTGAAAGCGATGACAAAACGGTAAAAGCATTTGCAAGAAAAATCAGGAAAGTTGCCGGCGGTAATGAAACAGATGCCGATGCGGTGATTGCAGTAACGGAAAGCCTGCTGACCGACAAAGAAAATATGGGGCTTGTGAAGAAAAGCATAACCGAGTTGTCTGAAGCCATAGAAGCAGCCGATTGTGAAACGCTCGGGCAGTACTTTCACCAGCTGATGCAGCAAGACCGCAGCTTGTATGAAAACCGCATCCGAGGCCGCTATACCGAGCGGGAAAGTCATTACGAAGCCGAATTCAACCTGATTGCTGATAAACAGCAGCTCCCCGATGAATTACGGAAGCAGCTGCACCGCGCCATCTTTTTTCAGCGTCCGCTAAAGTCCCAAAAAGGCAGTGTCGGCAAATGCCCGTTTGAGCCGTCAAAATCACGCTGCCCCATCACACATCCGTTGTTTGAGGAATACAGAATGCGCAGTTTTTTGAATAATATTGCTGTTCAGACCGCTGACGATCTTCACATGCGGCCGCTTTCGGAAGCCGAAAAATCCGAAGTTGAGCCTTTATTTTACCGGGTTAGCAAACCGAGTTTTCCCGTTTCGGATATTTTTGACCGGCTTTTTGGAAAAGATACCTACTGTTACAGGAAGGATCACCGTGCTGCGGAATATTCTGTTAAAGTAAATTACAATCCGGCAACTACGGTAAGCGGGTGTCCCTTTACGGGCCGGTTAATGCAGGTTTTCAAAAACAGCCCGGACGAGCACCTGCATTGGAAAACATTAATCGTAAACCGATGGACCGGAAAATCGCTTTCCGAAAATGACATCATTACCCGCTATTGGCAGGCCCTGTATTTTGCCGATACCGCCGGAGACCGCAGCAGCTTCACCGATGTAACCCGCGAAAGCGCGCTGCGCCGTTTTGCCGATACCTTCACCTCCCTTACCGCGCAGGAAACCGCCCGGTTTACAAAAATCCCGCCCTTCCGGAATGATTACGCCAACCTTAGCCTCAAAGCCATCAAGCTTATTCTGCCCTGGCTGCGGGAAGGGCTGATATACAGTCACGCCGTGTTTCTGGCCAAGCTTCCTGAAATCATCAAACCCGAAATATGGGAAAATGCAGCAAATCAGGCTGAGATCACAGAGCAACTGATTTCCATTATTGACGGACACGACGAGCTGCAGCAGCTTTACTTTGCCGTTAATGAAATTGTGCGAAATGTACGGGACGGAAAAATGACCGAACCCGAAAATCCGCATTGGGTAAGGGCAGAACTCGAGCATAAACTCAGCTTTAAATTCGGAAAGAAAACCTGGCAGGAGCATCCCCATCAGCAAAGCCTGATTAGTCAGGCCGTATCTATTTTCAATGCAGCCATGAAAACCGACCGGGATGAGCCCGTCTTTCAGAGAACTGCGCGTTTGGAAGATCGCATTGAAAAGGCCCTTAAGGGTAAGAAAATTGGCGAAGTAGCTGTGGTTGCGTCTCCCAAAATGCTCAAAAAACTTTATCACCCTTCCGCAATTGAGCGCTTTGTGCCGGAAGTGATACTTCGAAAAGGGGAACCGCTGATGAAGGATGGTAAACCGCTGTACGGACTGCCGAATCCCCTGAAATCATCCCTGAAAAATCCGGTCGTGATGCGCTCCTTACAGCAGCTCCGGCAACTGATTAACCATTTGCTGGCCGAAGAGCTGATTGATGAAAAAACAAGCATTCATATTGAGCTGGCGCGTGAACTCAACGACGCCAACAAGCGGAAAGCGATAGAAAACTATCAAAGAAAACGGCAAAATGAGCGGAGCGAGTACCGCGATGAAATTATTCGGTTGTACAAAGAACAAAAGAACCAAACCATCGAACCTACAGAGACCGACATCCAAAAGTATCAGCTTTGGAAGGAGCAAAACGGCATCTGCCTGTACACAGGAGACAAAATTGGCCTGTCCGATTTTATCGGTGATGACCCCAAATATGACATTGAGCACACCCTGCCCCGGAGCCGCACGCTCGATAATTCCATGATGAACAAAACCCTATCCGAGCGCACATTTAACCGGGATGTTAAGCGTAACCGGATGCCCTCAGAGCTGGAGAACTATGACGATTATGTTCAGCGCATCCGCCATTGGGTGGAGAAGGCTGATGCGCTCGAAGACAGAATCAACCGGCTGTCGCGGCGTACCAAAGCTGCAACGACCAAAGACCAAAAAGACAAGCTCATCATGCAGCGACATGAGCTTAGTATGGAACGGGATTACTGGCGCGGTAAAGTAAAAAGGTTTACGGCAACGGAAATACCTGAGGGCTTTAAAATCAGTCAGAAGGTTGATACCGGCATTATTACCCGGTATGCGAAAGACTTTCTGGGAAGCCTGTTCAAAAACCGGCGGGGAAATCCGAATGTTTTTCCCATTAACGGGGAAATGGTAGCACATTTCAGAAAAGCCTGGGGATTGCAGGACTTTTTTAATGATGAAACCGGCCTGTGGGAAATGGCGCCTAAAAACCGTAGCAACCATGCCCATCATGCCATCGATGCCGTAACCATTGCCTGCATTACCCGCGACAGCCATAACCGGCTCTCACATGCCTGGCGCCTGCAGGAAGAAGGTCAGCTCGCTGCCATGCGGGAAGTCCTGCGGGAAACCAAACCATGGGATACCTTCACGACCGATATGCAGCAACTGCATGAAGATTTAATTGTGGTGCACACCGATACCGACAAGCCCAAAAAGCAGGTCCGGAAAATTCTCCGAAAACGGGGTGTGAAGCAGCGCAAACATCACAAACCGGAGGAGTTTATCTATCAGCAGGGGGATACGGCGAGGGGTGCACTGCATGAAGAAACCTTCTATGGCAGAATCATGAATCCGCATGAGCCGGAGAAAAGTAAAGATATGTTTGTGGTGAGGAAGTCCATTGACGGCATGGATGTGAAAGACGCAACAAAAATTATAGACCCCAATATCCGTGAAATTGTACTTCGCGATATACCGCGGCAAAAAGCGCTTAATGACCGTTTAAAAGCCCTTCAAAAGGAAGCTAAAGATGCGGAGGCTGCATCAAAAGCTACGCTCGAAGCTGAGATCAAATCGGTTGAAAATGAAATCAGCCGCTTATTCCACATCCCGCCGAAGAAAGGTAAGACCGTTTGGACCCCTATTCGCAAAGTGCGCATAAAGGCGAAACTGACCGAGCCGCTGCCCGGATTTAAACAGCACCGCGATCAGTCCAAGCATGCTTATAAGCAGCAGCTGTATGTGAATAACAAGGAAAACTATGCGATGGCCATTTACCGCGATGACAAAGGCCGCCATGACTATGCCCTGATTAACCTGATGGAAGCGACGCAGCACCTCAAGGCAAGTCAGCGGGACTTTCGCAGAGAGCAGGACCTGGTAGCGCCGGAAATGAATGGCAAAAGCTTTTTTGGCCTGATCCGGAAAAATACCCTCGTATGCTTTTACCTCGAAAGCCCTGATGAACTGACGGAGCTTTCAGAAAAAGAGCTGACGGATAGGCTCTACAAAGCTGTAAATCTTGAAAAAGACGGAAGGATGAAGTTTCAGTATTTTCAAGAATCACGTGGTAAAATTCAATTCAAATCAGACTTTGAAAATGCAAACGGTAAGTCACCCGAAAAACTAATGATAAGTGGATACTCGAAGTACAAAGCTTCAATTGAACCATTACCATACTATCATATTGGTTCAAAAAACTATCAATTTCTCATCCAAGATTATCATTTCACGATTGATGAAAAAGGAGGCATCACTTTTATCTGA